The genomic window CCAGAGGAGCTGCAAATCCGTTTGCAGCACATCAAAACCCCGGATCAATTGTTTTCGGAAAGGGAGCGTTTTTTGCAGGTGTACCGTCCCATTTCGATCCTGCCCCCAGACCAGTACCTTTCAGTGGTCTTGCAGGCCACCGAAGGATGCACCTGGAACAAGTGCACTTTCTGCAATTTCTATGCGGACCGTCCTTTCAAGGTCAAAACCCCCGAGGAGTTTCGGGAGCATGTGCAGGCGGTCAAAGCTTTTCTGGGTCAAGGTGTCCTGCTCAGAAAAAGCATTTTTCTGGCGGATGGCAACGCTCTGGCCCTCAGTGTGACCCGCCTGAAAGACATGCTGAGGGCCAGCCGTGATGCTTTCCCAGCCTTGCCCATCGCCAGTTTCATTGATGTGTTCACAGGGAGCAGGCATTCGGTGCAGGAGTGGCAGGAATTGCGGGCTCTGGGGCTGGGCCGGGTGTTCATCGGAATGGAAAGCGGTCACGATGGGGTGCTGGAATTCATCAACAAACCGGGCAACCGCCAAGACCTTCTGGCCTTTGTGCAGGAACTCAAAACCGCAGGTTTGCAGGTGGGCCTGATCCTGATGGTGGGTGTGGGAGGCCATGAACTTCGTATGCCCCACAGGGAAGCCACCTTTGAAGTGCTGTCAAAAATGCCTCTGGATGGGAAGGACCTCATTTACCTTTCCCCTTTTGTGGAGCACCCGGGTTTCACCTACGCAGAAAAAAGGGCAGAAGCAGGCTTCA from Deinococcus misasensis DSM 22328 includes these protein-coding regions:
- a CDS encoding radical SAM protein, which translates into the protein MKHHLYPHSTTFSPDPETVVSFDLEGRLVSLFRKGMVYKRDLASGVHLRHQEQGRQRKVLTPQEAGQVFEEVHALVQTHLPDLPEELQIRLQHIKTPDQLFSERERFLQVYRPISILPPDQYLSVVLQATEGCTWNKCTFCNFYADRPFKVKTPEEFREHVQAVKAFLGQGVLLRKSIFLADGNALALSVTRLKDMLRASRDAFPALPIASFIDVFTGSRHSVQEWQELRALGLGRVFIGMESGHDGVLEFINKPGNRQDLLAFVQELKTAGLQVGLILMVGVGGHELRMPHREATFEVLSKMPLDGKDLIYLSPFVEHPGFTYAEKRAEAGFTPMTEPEVETELTFWATALRARGLKAARYDIREFLY